One Pseudodesulfovibrio cashew DNA window includes the following coding sequences:
- a CDS encoding dimethylarginine dimethylaminohydrolase family protein, translating into MFTHAITRRPSAEMVDGLSTAGLGKPDFELALKQHDAYCRALTDLGLDVTVLDALPGYPDCCFVEDTAVVCEDVAVIAPLGAPSRQGEQDTIAPVLAGFKPTVRVTPPALFEGGDVLQVGRTFYIGLSDRTNMAGAEALGNAVGAYGYEWHAISGLPSLHFKTDVNYVGNNTLLVSPAYADMAELAEFDKVIVEDDEAYARNCLYINGTVIVPAGFPKTLAKVEALAPAVVLDMSEFRKLDGGLTCLSLRF; encoded by the coding sequence ATGTTTACACACGCAATCACCCGTCGTCCCTCCGCTGAGATGGTGGACGGACTTTCCACCGCCGGCCTCGGGAAGCCGGATTTCGAGTTGGCCCTGAAGCAGCATGACGCCTATTGCCGCGCCCTGACTGACCTCGGCCTGGATGTGACCGTTCTCGACGCGCTGCCGGGCTATCCCGACTGCTGCTTCGTCGAGGACACCGCCGTTGTCTGTGAGGATGTGGCGGTCATCGCTCCCCTGGGCGCCCCCAGCCGCCAGGGCGAGCAGGATACCATCGCGCCTGTGCTGGCCGGGTTCAAACCGACAGTCCGCGTGACGCCACCAGCCCTGTTCGAGGGCGGGGATGTGCTCCAGGTGGGCAGGACTTTTTACATCGGCCTTTCGGACCGCACCAACATGGCCGGTGCCGAAGCCCTGGGCAATGCCGTGGGCGCATACGGGTATGAATGGCACGCCATCTCGGGCCTGCCGAGCCTGCACTTCAAGACCGATGTCAACTACGTCGGGAACAACACCCTGCTTGTGTCTCCGGCCTACGCAGACATGGCCGAGCTGGCCGAGTTCGACAAGGTTATTGTCGAGGACGACGAGGCCTATGCCCGCAACTGCCTGTACATCAACGGCACGGTTATCGTGCCTGCCGGGTTCCCCAAGACCCTGGCGAAGGTCGAGGCGCTGGCTCCCGCCGTGGTTCTCGACATGTCCGAGTTCCGCAAGCTCGACGGCGGTCTGACCTGCCTGTCATTGCGGTTCTAA
- a CDS encoding DUF1786 domain-containing protein, translated as MSQTTLCLDIGSGTQDVLLYSPDREVENCPKFVLPSPALQVGKRLEALRLRGENIWLHGSNMGGGVTRFIRAHQKAGLKVASSESAAYTMADDLTSVTGSGIELTETCPNGFTPVLLADFDEAWWRTFLDAAELPWPDRIAACAQDHGFHPGKSNRIGRFKLWQSLLNEGEGRPESLVYATPPETLTRLGDIHRAIGGGPVADSGPAAVLGALFVDEIEKESFERGITLVNIGNSHLIAFLLHGGRIHGVYEQHTGCVDGKKLWSDLENFRCGCLSFEQVFDEKGHGCLTLDLPRDADGFKPTYVLGPQRGMLDGFDVSFPAPGGDMMLAGCFGLIKGLAMQGA; from the coding sequence ATGTCGCAAACAACTCTCTGTCTCGATATCGGCTCCGGCACCCAGGACGTGCTCCTCTACTCCCCTGACAGGGAAGTGGAGAACTGTCCCAAATTCGTCCTCCCCTCTCCGGCCCTTCAGGTGGGCAAACGCCTGGAGGCCCTCCGGCTGCGCGGGGAGAACATCTGGCTGCACGGCAGCAACATGGGCGGCGGCGTGACCCGCTTCATCCGTGCCCACCAGAAGGCCGGGCTCAAGGTCGCCTCCAGCGAGAGCGCGGCCTACACCATGGCCGACGACCTGACCAGCGTCACCGGGTCGGGCATCGAACTGACCGAAACCTGTCCGAACGGCTTCACCCCCGTGCTCCTGGCCGACTTTGACGAGGCATGGTGGCGCACCTTCCTTGACGCCGCCGAGCTGCCCTGGCCCGACCGCATCGCGGCCTGCGCCCAGGACCACGGCTTCCACCCAGGCAAGTCCAACCGCATCGGACGCTTCAAGCTCTGGCAATCCCTGCTCAACGAGGGCGAGGGACGGCCGGAGTCGCTGGTCTACGCCACCCCGCCCGAAACCCTGACCCGGCTTGGAGACATCCACCGGGCCATCGGCGGCGGCCCCGTGGCGGACTCCGGTCCGGCTGCCGTGCTCGGCGCGCTCTTCGTGGATGAGATCGAAAAGGAGAGCTTTGAGCGAGGCATCACCCTGGTCAACATCGGCAACTCCCACCTCATCGCCTTCCTGCTACACGGCGGGCGAATCCACGGCGTCTACGAGCAGCACACCGGCTGCGTGGACGGCAAGAAGCTCTGGAGCGATCTGGAAAACTTCCGCTGCGGCTGCCTCTCCTTTGAGCAGGTCTTCGACGAAAAGGGCCACGGCTGCCTGACCTTGGACCTGCCCCGGGACGCGGACGGCTTCAAGCCCACCTACGTGCTTGGCCCGCAGCGGGGAATGCTCGACGGCTTCGACGTATCCTTCCCGGCCCCGGGCGGCGACATGATGCTGGCGGGCTGTTTCGGCCTTATCAAGGGACTGGCCATGCAGGGCGCATAG
- a CDS encoding esterase-like activity of phytase family protein, translating to MFRSLFTALLVLLSAQFALAADVAIQKYDIEIPAKFLVPYAGKYADRFPDGFTIGIGSGLCYVGKAADGSRVFYAIGDRGPNADAPKLEQDGKTVPTKMFPAPDYTPSYGALRVKDGKAVLASLIPLRNERMKPISGRPIPRGAVGSTGEIPLDDTLAKLGFDPDGLDTEGIAIDRENRRNLWICDEYGPFIAKIDGYTGRIIKKYVPGKGLPMIAATRQPNRGFEGIAVTPSGKVLAAIQSVCDVDGNIKKSKATFIRLLLLDPATGAVRQYAYPHNRDDYKLSRDAKIGDLQALSETKFIIIERGKNADGKTRIPFYVIDLEGATDITGVKAKSGKELETLADRSDVEAMGIKYVKKTKLMDIKDYGWKPGKAEGVALLPDMRTLAVTSDNDFGFTFKVVNPVNDADGKPVKSIKKYTVDGSGQVKYQGKPVETTVELVPTGTASKLWLVTLPKRVDRY from the coding sequence ATGTTCCGTTCCCTGTTCACCGCACTGCTCGTGCTTCTTTCGGCCCAGTTCGCGCTGGCCGCCGATGTCGCCATCCAGAAATACGACATCGAGATTCCCGCTAAATTCCTGGTGCCCTACGCCGGGAAATATGCCGACCGCTTCCCGGACGGCTTCACCATCGGCATCGGCTCCGGCCTTTGCTACGTGGGCAAGGCCGCTGACGGCTCCCGCGTGTTCTACGCCATCGGCGACCGGGGCCCTAACGCCGACGCCCCCAAGCTGGAGCAGGACGGCAAGACCGTGCCCACCAAGATGTTCCCGGCCCCGGACTACACTCCGTCGTATGGAGCTCTCCGCGTCAAAGACGGCAAGGCCGTGCTGGCCAGCCTCATCCCCCTGCGCAACGAGCGCATGAAGCCAATCTCCGGCCGTCCCATTCCTCGCGGAGCGGTGGGCTCAACCGGTGAAATCCCGCTTGATGACACCCTGGCCAAGCTCGGCTTCGACCCGGACGGGCTGGACACCGAGGGCATCGCCATTGATCGCGAAAACCGCCGCAACCTCTGGATCTGTGACGAGTACGGTCCGTTCATCGCCAAGATCGACGGCTACACCGGCCGGATCATCAAGAAATACGTGCCCGGCAAGGGACTGCCCATGATCGCGGCCACGCGCCAACCCAACAGAGGCTTTGAAGGCATCGCCGTTACCCCTTCGGGCAAGGTCCTGGCCGCCATCCAGTCGGTCTGCGATGTGGACGGCAACATCAAGAAATCCAAGGCCACCTTCATCCGCCTGCTGCTCCTCGATCCGGCCACGGGCGCGGTCAGGCAGTACGCCTACCCGCACAACCGCGACGACTACAAGCTCTCCCGCGACGCCAAGATCGGTGACCTCCAGGCCCTTTCCGAAACCAAATTCATCATTATCGAACGGGGCAAGAACGCCGACGGCAAGACCCGCATCCCGTTCTACGTCATCGACCTTGAAGGCGCGACGGACATTACCGGCGTGAAGGCCAAGAGCGGCAAGGAGCTGGAGACCCTGGCCGACCGCTCCGATGTCGAGGCTATGGGTATCAAGTATGTCAAGAAGACCAAGCTGATGGACATCAAAGACTACGGCTGGAAACCGGGCAAGGCCGAGGGCGTGGCCCTGCTGCCCGACATGCGCACCCTGGCCGTAACCTCGGACAACGACTTCGGGTTCACCTTCAAGGTGGTCAACCCGGTCAACGACGCCGACGGCAAGCCGGTCAAATCCATCAAGAAGTACACCGTGGACGGCTCGGGCCAGGTGAAATACCAGGGCAAGCCCGTGGAAACCACCGTGGAACTCGTGCCCACGGGAACGGCCTCCAAGCTCTGGCTGGTGACACTGCCCAAGCGTGTGGACCGATACTAG
- a CDS encoding response regulator: MAILDDFRNKEFLDQITILNEISGSKDPETLAGLVELLKEPVGDTSIDYMVVNALNAVLSSNEDKVIEGLVDSHDGYRVLCIRVAGEYAFSRAAEPLAQIAASETDSDRLMEVLTSLTRIGDPIAADVFRANLGHEDPFIKASCIEALGKLGDEASIEIFKGLVEESEAPDRFEVCDITTWKAVEALASYANDDTISFLVQKLHHKNPTVRRIITDALVTIGAPVIPHLFDAFEGGDTDNKILSANVLGFIGDRSGADGLVAAFDKGLAEDHNVRYAVYEALGRIGTMKGIICLVDGLQEDDELILMAVIGALEKHVNPGMIATLTKLVTAADDQSDRLAQAVIASRATTIFDALYDNAGAGDALIDALALSKDPEIVGQFREALAEIGGSRAEADMARLPDIAGGGRKALAADDSRSMCAMHRAILTDLGYEPVIAGNGEEAYDFVEQGEEFDVIITDMNMPVMDGMELVTKLRNTPGYEDVPIIMVTTESEASQMDMAEKAGVTAFVTKPFKPDTLKAKIEELMD; this comes from the coding sequence ATGGCGATTTTAGACGACTTTCGCAACAAGGAATTCCTGGACCAGATCACGATCCTCAACGAGATTTCGGGCAGCAAGGACCCGGAAACGCTGGCCGGACTGGTCGAATTGCTCAAGGAACCCGTTGGCGACACCTCCATCGACTACATGGTGGTCAACGCCCTGAACGCGGTCCTGTCCAGCAACGAGGACAAGGTCATCGAAGGACTCGTCGACAGCCATGACGGCTATCGCGTCCTGTGCATCCGAGTGGCGGGCGAATACGCCTTCAGCCGGGCAGCCGAACCCCTGGCGCAGATTGCGGCTTCCGAGACCGACTCCGACCGTCTCATGGAGGTCCTGACCTCCCTGACCCGTATCGGGGATCCGATCGCCGCCGACGTCTTCCGCGCCAACCTCGGCCATGAGGACCCGTTCATCAAGGCTTCCTGCATCGAGGCGCTGGGCAAGCTCGGCGACGAGGCCTCCATCGAGATATTCAAGGGACTGGTCGAGGAATCCGAGGCCCCGGACCGTTTCGAGGTCTGCGACATCACCACCTGGAAGGCAGTGGAGGCCCTGGCGTCCTATGCCAACGACGACACCATCAGCTTCCTGGTCCAAAAGCTCCACCACAAGAATCCCACCGTGCGCCGGATCATCACCGACGCCCTGGTGACCATCGGCGCTCCCGTCATCCCCCATCTTTTTGATGCCTTCGAGGGCGGCGACACTGACAACAAGATCCTCTCTGCCAACGTGCTCGGCTTCATCGGCGACCGCTCCGGCGCCGACGGACTGGTGGCCGCCTTCGACAAGGGGTTGGCCGAGGATCACAACGTGCGTTACGCCGTGTATGAAGCTCTGGGCCGCATCGGCACCATGAAGGGCATCATCTGCCTGGTAGACGGCCTCCAGGAGGACGACGAACTCATCCTCATGGCTGTCATCGGCGCTCTGGAAAAACACGTCAATCCCGGCATGATCGCCACTCTGACCAAACTCGTGACCGCAGCCGACGACCAAAGTGACAGGTTGGCCCAGGCGGTCATCGCCTCCCGGGCCACGACCATCTTCGACGCCCTCTACGACAACGCGGGTGCGGGCGACGCTCTCATCGACGCCCTGGCCCTGTCCAAGGACCCCGAAATCGTCGGCCAGTTCCGCGAGGCACTCGCCGAGATCGGCGGCTCCCGCGCCGAGGCGGACATGGCCAGGCTGCCCGACATCGCCGGCGGTGGACGCAAGGCGCTGGCCGCAGACGACTCCCGCTCCATGTGCGCCATGCACCGGGCCATTCTCACGGACCTGGGCTACGAACCCGTCATCGCGGGCAACGGCGAAGAGGCCTACGACTTCGTGGAACAGGGCGAGGAGTTCGACGTGATCATCACCGACATGAACATGCCCGTCATGGACGGCATGGAGCTGGTGACCAAGCTGCGCAACACCCCCGGCTACGAGGATGTGCCCATCATCATGGTCACCACCGAATCCGAAGCATCCCAGATGGACATGGCCGAAAAGGCCGGCGTGACGGCCTTCGTAACCAAGCCGTTCAAGCCGGACACCCTCAAGGCCAAGATCGAGGAACTCATGGACTAG
- a CDS encoding chemotaxis protein CheX, producing MDVELAKPFIKAAVDVLSTMAMIKPAVGRPYVKKNTVAAGDVSGMVGITGEKNGSVSLTFSKGCAVAIVKNMLGDEIDDIMQDVKDAVGELTNMISGQARAGLAERGLTFQGSTPTVVMGDGHTISHMAKSPIMAIPFTTPNGDFTIEFCFE from the coding sequence ATGGATGTTGAACTCGCAAAACCGTTCATAAAGGCAGCCGTCGACGTCTTGTCGACAATGGCCATGATCAAGCCGGCGGTCGGCAGGCCCTACGTCAAGAAAAACACCGTGGCCGCGGGCGACGTGTCCGGCATGGTCGGCATCACCGGCGAGAAGAACGGCAGCGTTTCCCTGACCTTTTCCAAAGGGTGTGCGGTGGCCATCGTCAAGAACATGCTTGGCGACGAAATCGACGACATCATGCAAGACGTCAAGGACGCCGTGGGCGAATTGACCAACATGATCTCCGGACAGGCCCGCGCCGGTCTGGCCGAAAGAGGCCTCACCTTCCAGGGCTCGACCCCCACGGTCGTCATGGGCGACGGCCATACCATCTCGCACATGGCCAAATCGCCTATCATGGCCATTCCCTTCACTACTCCCAACGGCGACTTCACCATTGAGTTCTGTTTCGAATAG
- a CDS encoding esterase/lipase family protein: MRYFLWVLFLFVVVWPLLRYGQYLFSNWWADSLAETRERLGGLTWPVLRGMATAAAADLLVLFTYPLGIFGGREPVEEGTPVLLVHGLYHNASAWVTVKQRLRRAGIGNLHTYQYNSFNGRFPEAVDGLQRKLDALLQATPGGKVVLVGHSLGGLVIRAAVGNPRFWGKIAGVMTLGTPHGGSDLARLAGNAMGRGLIPGAEIPATADKAPDPDCPRLAVYNLADDFVFPLKTLSPPKGWDEYICSPMAHVWMLYSREVFALIREFVEKNGKA; the protein is encoded by the coding sequence ATGCGATATTTCCTGTGGGTTCTCTTCCTGTTCGTCGTGGTCTGGCCCCTGCTCCGGTATGGGCAGTATCTCTTTTCCAACTGGTGGGCGGACTCCCTGGCCGAGACCCGGGAGCGGCTGGGCGGCCTGACCTGGCCGGTACTGCGCGGCATGGCCACCGCCGCTGCCGCCGACCTCCTCGTCCTGTTCACGTATCCGCTGGGAATTTTCGGCGGGCGCGAACCCGTGGAGGAGGGCACGCCGGTGCTGCTGGTTCATGGCCTCTATCATAATGCCTCGGCCTGGGTGACGGTGAAGCAACGCTTGCGCCGTGCCGGGATCGGCAATCTGCATACCTACCAGTACAACAGCTTCAACGGCAGGTTTCCCGAGGCCGTTGACGGGCTGCAACGCAAGCTCGACGCGTTGCTTCAGGCGACCCCCGGAGGGAAGGTGGTCCTGGTCGGTCACAGCCTGGGTGGACTGGTCATTCGCGCGGCCGTGGGCAATCCGCGATTCTGGGGGAAGATCGCCGGAGTCATGACCCTGGGGACGCCGCACGGCGGGTCCGATCTGGCGCGCCTCGCGGGCAACGCCATGGGGCGCGGGCTCATTCCGGGGGCAGAGATTCCTGCGACGGCGGACAAGGCCCCGGACCCGGATTGCCCGAGACTGGCCGTCTACAACCTGGCCGATGATTTCGTCTTTCCGCTGAAAACGCTCTCCCCGCCAAAGGGGTGGGACGAGTATATCTGCTCGCCCATGGCCCACGTCTGGATGCTCTATTCGCGTGAGGTCTTTGCCCTGATCAGGGAGTTCGTCGAAAAAAACGGCAAGGCTTGA
- a CDS encoding tetratricopeptide repeat protein: MPLFEDAYLLFEREDFAQALFLLDQLVEQEPTQVNVRYLQGICHFRLGHFGKAEGAFRCALGINSDHLESRYYLGLCLERQDRTREARMAYEKVLAIDPSHGMALKKIAELGGSGQTAPKRPEQPHSPPPDVQSHRQASHMHSPTAETGQPADKKTKWKSARHPVGCFLATLRWLLLLGAGAGIGAVIGGTIAKEPGAIGGGVAGALVSQLVQVLTVKRER; this comes from the coding sequence ATGCCCTTATTTGAAGACGCCTATCTACTGTTTGAAAGGGAAGACTTCGCGCAGGCCCTTTTTCTGCTCGACCAGCTGGTCGAACAGGAGCCCACCCAGGTCAACGTGAGGTACCTTCAAGGTATCTGTCATTTCAGGCTTGGGCACTTCGGCAAGGCGGAAGGCGCGTTCCGGTGTGCCCTTGGCATCAACTCCGACCACCTCGAGTCCCGCTATTATCTGGGGTTGTGCCTGGAACGGCAGGACCGCACTCGCGAAGCGCGAATGGCTTACGAAAAAGTGCTCGCCATTGATCCCTCCCACGGGATGGCGTTGAAAAAGATTGCCGAATTGGGCGGCTCCGGACAAACGGCTCCGAAACGACCGGAACAACCGCACTCTCCACCGCCTGACGTGCAAAGTCATAGGCAGGCTTCGCATATGCATTCTCCAACAGCGGAAACAGGGCAGCCAGCCGATAAAAAGACGAAATGGAAGTCGGCAAGACATCCTGTCGGTTGCTTTCTGGCGACGTTGCGCTGGCTGCTCCTGCTCGGTGCCGGGGCCGGGATTGGAGCCGTAATAGGAGGAACCATCGCCAAGGAACCGGGTGCAATAGGCGGCGGGGTGGCCGGAGCGCTTGTTTCGCAGTTGGTCCAAGTGTTGACCGTCAAACGGGAACGATGA
- a CDS encoding DUF4197 family protein, translating to MRASRFSLFAAALLAVIFAALPAEAGWGDIAKQAADEGSKAAGLSYTPSEAMAGVKEVLTLGSDYGVSTLTSGDGFSANAATALSLPDSLSGLSGSSSLLSALNSAAMDAVPETGGIFNQVIQGLSLADASSMFGSGSTSITDAFAASSRDTLKSMVKPVVEKSAAAAGVDTYLTPLNAAMQATGSTTTFDVTDYLSGKVVDGMLYYMGVKEESLRSTGGAGASALLQKLF from the coding sequence ATGCGTGCATCTCGCTTTTCTCTTTTCGCGGCCGCTTTGCTGGCCGTCATTTTCGCAGCCCTTCCCGCCGAGGCGGGCTGGGGCGACATCGCCAAACAGGCCGCGGATGAAGGCAGCAAGGCTGCCGGTCTCTCCTACACCCCGTCCGAGGCCATGGCCGGAGTCAAGGAGGTGCTGACACTGGGGAGCGATTACGGCGTCTCCACCCTGACCTCGGGAGACGGCTTCTCGGCCAACGCGGCCACAGCCCTGTCCCTCCCGGACTCCCTGTCCGGACTCTCCGGCTCCTCCAGCCTCCTCTCTGCCCTGAACAGCGCCGCCATGGACGCCGTGCCGGAAACCGGCGGCATCTTCAACCAGGTCATCCAGGGCCTTTCCCTGGCCGACGCCTCCTCCATGTTCGGGAGCGGCTCCACCAGCATCACCGATGCCTTTGCCGCCAGCAGCCGGGACACCCTCAAGTCCATGGTCAAGCCCGTGGTGGAAAAGAGCGCGGCGGCCGCCGGGGTGGACACCTACCTGACGCCGCTCAACGCGGCCATGCAGGCCACGGGCTCGACCACCACTTTCGACGTAACCGACTACCTGTCCGGCAAGGTGGTCGACGGCATGCTGTATTACATGGGCGTGAAGGAGGAATCCCTCCGCTCCACCGGTGGGGCCGGAGCCTCGGCCCTGTTGCAAAAACTCTTCTAG
- a CDS encoding patatin-like phospholipase family protein: protein MTQFVNLCFEGGGVKGIAYAGALKVLEERGVIPDIRRVAGTSAGAISAALVALGADWEDVKDIVGGTNFRKFMDDSWGNLRDIARLVKEYGWFKGDAFSAWMKKQVGGLVGNKNLTFKDLKEMAATDPAKYKELTVIGTNLTLQVPETYNAESTPDMRIWESVRISMSIPFFFASAEYEDDDVLVDGGVTWNYPLDIFDRRIYLSDSGNTDTFTVVKYPTHKWDDHIYNKETLGLRVDTKDEIAALKLRQRMPPVEIDNIAKYIKSLIGFMNDMANKAHLHKNDWQRTVFIDALGVGTTDFDLDSETVNALVKSGEDNANAYFKWLDNASPDEALNKITGG, encoded by the coding sequence ATGACACAGTTCGTCAATCTTTGTTTTGAGGGAGGTGGAGTTAAAGGGATAGCCTACGCAGGAGCGCTGAAGGTACTGGAAGAAAGGGGCGTCATACCCGATATCCGGCGTGTCGCCGGGACATCGGCCGGAGCTATTTCCGCAGCTCTTGTCGCTCTCGGCGCCGACTGGGAGGATGTGAAAGACATTGTCGGCGGAACCAACTTCCGTAAGTTCATGGACGATTCATGGGGCAACCTGCGGGACATAGCCCGCCTGGTTAAAGAGTACGGATGGTTCAAGGGCGATGCTTTCAGCGCATGGATGAAAAAGCAGGTGGGCGGCCTGGTTGGCAACAAAAATCTCACTTTCAAAGACCTCAAGGAAATGGCAGCGACCGATCCAGCCAAATACAAGGAGCTGACCGTCATCGGGACCAACCTCACTCTTCAGGTCCCGGAAACCTACAACGCCGAATCGACTCCGGACATGAGAATATGGGAGTCGGTCCGCATCTCCATGAGCATCCCGTTTTTCTTCGCTTCAGCCGAATACGAGGACGATGATGTCCTGGTGGACGGGGGAGTGACCTGGAACTACCCCCTGGATATCTTCGACCGGCGCATCTACCTCTCAGACTCGGGCAACACCGATACCTTTACCGTCGTCAAATACCCCACCCACAAATGGGATGATCACATCTACAACAAGGAAACCCTCGGCCTCAGGGTGGACACCAAGGACGAAATCGCCGCGCTCAAGCTCAGACAGCGGATGCCTCCGGTGGAGATCGACAATATCGCCAAGTATATCAAGTCGCTCATCGGATTCATGAACGACATGGCCAACAAGGCCCACCTGCACAAGAACGATTGGCAGCGAACCGTATTTATCGACGCCCTTGGAGTAGGCACCACGGACTTCGATCTCGATAGCGAGACCGTCAATGCGCTGGTGAAAAGCGGCGAGGACAATGCCAATGCCTATTTCAAATGGCTGGATAACGCCTCGCCCGATGAAGCCTTGAACAAAATCACGGGAGGATAA
- a CDS encoding AsmA family protein, with translation MSKPIKIILAVAGALAGLFLVAVVILVTTVDPNAYKAEISKAVKEQTGRDLVFEGDIHFNFLPWLGLEVGPVALGNRQGFSPAEMIRINRAEASIRVLPLLTGDVAVGVVVLDGLTVNLAVNKKGINNWDDLSKGEKTAAAEPESQGKEQAEGGSLGSLSVLGVEITGANITYDDQKAGKKTAVNNLNLIIGEVGDKLPTPIVLTFDLKLDDPKIETRPKLTGTFTSDAEAGTARLTDLALTFLNARLTGDFFARAKDDKVDYSAELKLDEMSPKELLSKLGMDMVTADTAALTKASADIKLNGTPDAVSLESMAVVLDDTNITATGSVANFAKPAVRLELNVDDIDADRYLPPASDKKQDGTKTASTETASSQAEEPDLSALKDQDLRAKLTVGKLKAMNLRVSDILVEISAKNGIVQVNPFQANLYDGSLKGHSTLDVRVTPAPWKESADLKDVQAGPLLKDLTGKDHILGTTVAKYDVTGFGLTPDNIKKSLTGTASFAFTDGAINGVNVAKMLRDAWARIKGKAVSADEPARTDFAELLGSARMDKGHITNDDLLMKSPLLRVTGKGWADLPKNTVDYLTTVTVVGTLKGQEGESIEDLKGLPVPVYAKGSLDSPEIGLDAKALAEALFKGKFKEGTKNLEEKLKKDILGGSKSGTQSGDTQETKKPGSVLKGLF, from the coding sequence ATGTCCAAACCGATCAAGATAATTCTGGCCGTAGCCGGTGCGCTCGCGGGCCTCTTCCTGGTCGCGGTCGTCATCCTCGTGACCACGGTCGATCCCAATGCCTACAAGGCCGAGATCAGCAAGGCGGTCAAGGAACAGACCGGACGCGACCTCGTTTTCGAGGGCGACATCCATTTCAATTTCCTGCCGTGGCTCGGCCTGGAGGTCGGCCCAGTTGCCCTTGGGAACCGGCAGGGCTTTTCGCCCGCGGAAATGATCCGCATTAACCGGGCCGAAGCATCCATCCGGGTCCTGCCGCTACTCACCGGCGACGTGGCCGTGGGTGTGGTGGTCCTGGACGGGCTGACCGTGAACCTGGCCGTCAACAAGAAGGGCATCAACAACTGGGACGACCTCTCCAAAGGCGAAAAGACCGCTGCCGCCGAGCCCGAATCGCAGGGCAAGGAGCAGGCCGAAGGCGGCTCCCTTGGCTCCCTGTCGGTCCTGGGAGTGGAAATTACCGGCGCCAATATCACCTATGACGACCAGAAAGCCGGCAAGAAGACCGCCGTCAACAACCTGAATCTGATCATCGGCGAGGTGGGCGACAAGCTGCCCACGCCCATCGTGCTGACCTTCGACCTCAAGCTGGATGATCCCAAGATCGAAACCCGGCCCAAGCTGACCGGCACCTTCACCTCTGACGCCGAGGCCGGAACCGCACGGCTCACGGACCTGGCACTGACGTTCCTGAACGCACGCCTGACAGGCGATTTCTTCGCCAGGGCCAAGGATGACAAGGTCGACTACTCCGCCGAACTCAAGTTGGACGAGATGTCCCCCAAGGAGCTCCTGTCCAAGCTCGGCATGGACATGGTCACAGCCGACACCGCCGCCCTGACCAAGGCTTCGGCGGATATCAAGCTCAACGGCACGCCCGACGCCGTGTCCCTGGAGAGCATGGCCGTGGTCCTGGACGACACCAATATTACGGCCACCGGCTCTGTTGCCAACTTTGCCAAGCCCGCTGTCCGGCTGGAACTGAACGTGGACGACATCGACGCGGACCGCTACCTGCCGCCCGCCAGTGACAAGAAGCAGGACGGGACCAAAACGGCCTCGACCGAAACAGCATCCAGCCAGGCCGAAGAGCCGGACCTGAGCGCCCTCAAGGACCAGGACCTCCGGGCCAAGCTCACCGTGGGCAAGCTCAAGGCCATGAACCTGCGCGTCTCAGACATCCTGGTGGAGATCTCCGCCAAGAACGGCATCGTGCAGGTCAACCCGTTCCAGGCCAACCTGTATGACGGCTCCCTCAAGGGCCACTCCACCCTCGACGTCCGGGTCACGCCCGCGCCGTGGAAGGAGAGCGCCGATCTCAAGGACGTCCAGGCCGGCCCCCTGCTCAAGGACCTGACCGGCAAGGACCACATCCTGGGCACCACCGTGGCAAAGTACGACGTCACCGGTTTCGGCCTGACCCCGGACAACATCAAGAAGTCCCTCACCGGAACCGCCTCCTTCGCCTTCACCGACGGCGCCATCAACGGCGTAAACGTGGCCAAGATGCTGCGTGACGCCTGGGCGCGCATCAAGGGCAAGGCCGTCAGCGCCGATGAACCCGCCCGGACCGACTTTGCCGAGCTCCTCGGCTCGGCCAGGATGGACAAGGGGCACATCACCAACGACGACCTGCTCATGAAGTCGCCCCTGCTCCGCGTCACGGGCAAGGGCTGGGCCGACCTGCCGAAAAACACGGTGGACTACCTGACCACCGTGACCGTGGTCGGCACCCTCAAGGGCCAGGAAGGCGAGTCCATCGAGGATCTCAAGGGATTGCCCGTTCCGGTCTACGCCAAGGGCAGCCTGGATTCACCCGAGATAGGTCTGGACGCCAAGGCTTTGGCAGAAGCCCTGTTCAAGGGCAAGTTCAAGGAAGGCACCAAGAACCTGGAGGAGAAGCTCAAGAAGGACATCCTGGGCGGCTCCAAGAGCGGCACCCAGAGCGGCGACACCCAGGAAACCAAGAAGCCCGGCAGCGTCCTCAAGGGACTCTTCTAA